From one Colletotrichum destructivum chromosome 3, complete sequence genomic stretch:
- a CDS encoding Putative UV-endonuclease UvdE, xylose isomerase-like superfamily produces MRSFSSAAANRLRHSRRLFRHAGSVPSPIRVPPSLISYFAHSVHTSQFTPEKTQTTPARLLNPYAAMAPSKRKKSAATAMDSLPGNPKSAKPGPRRSARHLPEVNPVPVPESGATMCPAPGQEATDEPSAKRRHVSRNKVEAFQEGVRNAVIELSEMENRLQNATRTSRLAVEASSIALRSDDGRSEETSFRPRLKTRPTDPEDRARKDEEERSGTPNMDAAPINGPDGEAAICDVEDDKIREEDAPERGAAREPPVNSAYLPLPWNGRLGYACLNTYLRAANPPVFCSRTCRIASILQHRHPLADPTQPEHATKNRPDDTQPADIRRGQEYVQEIGLANARDIPKMLRWNDKYGIKFMRLSSEMFPFASHEEYGYSLAPFAADALAEAGRVAAQLGHRLTTHPGQFTQLGSPRKEVINAAVRDLEYHDELLTLLRLPEQQDRDAVMILHMGGTYGDKPATLDRFRTNYTKLSPSVKRRLVLENDDVSWSVHDLLPICEELDIPLVLDFHHHNIVFDASQLREGTEDITKLFDRIRATWTRKSIRQKMHYSESCPGAVSPRDRRKHSPRVRTLPPCPPDMDLMIEAKDKEQAVLELMRAFKLPGWDTFNDVVPYERLDELRANKAGNAKKDNKKPPKKSKKRAKNDNYDEEDDDDNGDGDGDNKAAEPGPMDVEVSTISPDEFGMGGPQNRVYWPQGLEEWLKPKKREVKRSKSTKVREEVA; encoded by the exons ATGAGGAGCTTTTCTTCCGCCGCAGCCAATCGCCTCCGTCATTCTCGACGACTGTTCCGTCACGCCGGCTCTGTGCCGTCACCTATCCGTGTCCCGCCGTCCCTGATATCATATTTTGCCCATTCTGTTCACACGAGCCAATTCACGCCTGAGAAAACTCAAACCACACCAGCCCGTCTACTTAACCCTTACGCCGCCATGGCTCCCTCCAAACGTAAGAAGtctgctgctactgctatGGATTCCTTACCTGGCAACCCCAAGTCCGCCAAGCCCGGCCCACGTCGTTCCGCCCGTCACCTGCCCGAAGTTAACCCCGTTCCCGTTCCTGAATCCGGCGCCACAATGTGCCCGGCCCCCGGTCAAGAAGCAACCGATGAGCCCTCCGCAAAGCGCCGCCATGTAAGCCGCAACAAGGTCGAGGCTTTTCAGGAGGGCGTGCGCAACGCCGTAATAGAGCTCAGCGAGATGGAGAACCGTCTACAGAACGCCACGAGAACGTCCCGCCTGGCCGTCGAAGCGAGCTCCATCGCCCTCCGCAGCGATGACGGCCGATCGGAAGAGACTTCCTTCCGTCCCCGGCTGAAAACGAGACCAACCGACCCCGAGGATCGCGCCcgcaaggacgaggaagagcgATCCGGCACCCCCAATATGGACGCCGCCCCAATCAATGGCCCCGATGGCGAAGCCGCCATctgcgacgtcgaggacgacaaaatccgcgaggaagacgccCCCGAGAGGGGTGCAGCACGAGAGCCCCCCGTCAACAGCGCATATTTGCCTTTGCCATGGAACGGCCGATTGGGTTAT GCTTGTCTCAATACATACCTTCGCGCTGCTAATCCCCCAGTCTTTTGCTCGCGGACTTGCCGGATAGCATCCATCCTGCAACATCGCCATCCTCTCGCAGACCCGACCCAACCTGAACACGCAACCAAAAATAGACCCGACGATACCCAGCCCGCCGACATTCGCCGCGGACAGGAGTACGTCCAGGAAATTGGGTTGGCGAATGCTAGGGACATTCCCAAGATGCTTCGATGGAACGACAAGTACGGCATCAAGTTTATGCGCCTCAGCTCCGAAATGTTTCCTTTTGCCAGCCACGAGGAATACGGCTATAGTCTCGCCCCTTTCGCTGCCGACGCTCTTGCCGAGGCGGGCAGAGTAGCCGCCCAGCTCGGGCATCGGCTTACTACCCATCCGGGCCAGTTTACGCAGCTAGGTTCGCCTCGCAAAGAGGTCATCAATGCCGCGGTTCGCGATCTGGAATACCACGACGAGCTGCTCACGCTGCTCCGCCTTCCCGAGCAGCAGGACCGGGATGCCGTCATGATTCTGCACATGGGCGGCACCTACGGTGATAAACCGGCCACCCTGGACAGGTTCCGTACCAACTATACCAAACTGTCGCCGTCTGTCAAACGGCGCCTGGTCCTGGAGAACGACGACGTATCGTGGTCTGTCCACGACCTTCTGCCCATATGCGAGGAACTGGACATTCCTTTGGTTCTCGACTTTCACCACCACAACATTGTATTCGACGCGAGCCAGCTACGAGAGGGCACCGAAGACATTACTAAACTTTTCGACCGTATTCGCGCGACGTGGACTCGCAAGAGCATCCGGCAGAAGATGCACTACAGTGAATCATGCCCTGGTGCGGTCTCACCGCGTGATCGAAGGAAACACTCGCCGCGTGTACGCACATTgcctccttgtcctcctgACATGGACCTTATGATCGAGGCCAAAGACAAGGAGCAGGCGGTTTTAGAGCTCATGCGCGCCTTCAAGTTGCCAGGATGGGACACGTTCAACGACGTTGTGCCATATGAGCGACTGGACGAGCTTCGCGCCAACAAGGCCGGAAATGCTAAGAAGGACAACAAGAAGCCGCCCAAGaagtcgaagaagagggccAAGAATGACAACTacgatgaagaagacgacgacgacaacggcgatggcgatggtgatAACAAGGCGGCAGAGCCTGGGCCTATGGATGTCGAGGTGTCGACCATCTCTCCTGATGAATTCGGGATGGGTGGGCCTCAAAATAGGGTGTACTGGCCCCAGGGCTTGGAGGAGTGGttgaagcccaagaagagagaggtGAAGAGGAGCAAGTCGACCAAGGTGAGAGAAGAAGTTGCTTAG
- a CDS encoding Putative E3 ubiquitin-protein ligase RING1: protein MDELGIILLTLFMFLLVCGPMYRPICLTYMWVQDHRKYHPRTSQFQEARRKLSTVSECTSVGLEKLDLESGLHQTDAEPECPICIGSLFVAIGTNAAGAGPMQTRPSQGAVGVLEESGEEAGPTLNSEHTAEGAKGSRNVRAAASKWRETAWRWREWKKSPVKTDAKPSDDDVLTLKSCKHAFHAKCLSSWFLIGRYDCPVCRNHYWQSREARTRTASAPTEPMSSGPVLGPESGRVRGDDGSGVARPSPARLAVTRLVVPMM, encoded by the exons atggACGAACTCGGCATAATCCTGCTCACGCTCTTCAtgttcctcctcgtctgtGGGCCGATGTACAGACC AATCTGTCTCACGTACATGTGGGTGCAAGATCATCGCAAATACCATCCCCGGACGTCGCAATTCCAGGAGGCTCGTCGCAAACTAAGCACGGTATCGGAGTGCACGAGCGTTGGCCTCGAGAAGTTAGACCTCGAATCGGGCCTCCACCAAACCGATGCGGAACCAGAATG TCCCATCTGCATCGGATCGCTATTCGTCGCAATTGGGACCAATGCGGCCGGAGCAGGACCGATGCAAACAAGGCCATCGCAGGGGGCGGTCGGGGTTCTAGAAGAAAGTGGGGAAGAAGCAGGGCCGACTCTGAACTCTGAGCATACAGCCGAAGGCGCAAAAGGTAGCCGGAATGTTCGGGCAGCGGCATCCAAGTGGAGAGAGACTGCATGGCGGTGGCGGGAGTGGAAGAAGTCGCCGGTCAAGACGGATGCCAAGCCatccgacgacgatgtcctGACGCTGAAGAGCTGCAAGCACGCCTTCCACGCCAAATGTCTCTCGTCATGGTTTCTGATTGGGCGTTATGACTGCCCCGTTTGCCGGAATCACTACTGGCAGTCGCGGgaggcgaggacgagaacggcaTCTGCACCGACAGAGCCGATGTCGTCGGGGCCGGTGTTGGGACCGGAGTCGGGGCGGGTGAGGGGAGACGACGGGTCCGGGGTGGCCAGACCGAGTCCGGCCAGGCTTGCGGTTACGCGATTGGTGGTGCCGATGATGTGA
- a CDS encoding Putative P-type ATPase, HAD superfamily, P-type ATPase, transmembrane domain superfamily: MGKKDPEAEAMANHVSGQANKPISRPAHALTVEQVVQELRANPDDGLTPEDAKARLDEYGRNEFGEEAGVQPLKIFIGQIANAMTLVLILAMGASFGIGSWIEGGVVAGVILLNITVGFHQEFKAAKTMDSLRSLSSPTAQAVREGRNITVPTVEIVPGDMVELKTGDTIPADVRILEAVNFETNEALLTGESLPIRKEAALTFDDETGPGDRLNVAYSSSTVTKGRARGIVFATGMYTEIGQIAAALRGKNSRRRDVKRKEDGSASFGRYLQAWTLTLSDAVGRFLGVNVGTPLQRKLSKLAILLFGIAVICAIIVLGANNFNTVQEVIIYAVATGLSMIPASLVVVLTITMAAGTKRMVQRHVIVRQLKSLEALGGVTNICSDKTGTLTQGKMVVRKAWIPGKGTFSISNTNEPFNPTVGDLGHSVDQPKDIDFRTKEGDGEPFSNTDAEDRVKSSTVLTDYFNVASLANLANVHETDGEWHARGDPTEIAIQVFASRFNWNRLRLAGEGNRWKQIAEFPFDSDVKKMSVIFEDTETKAEGGGNKTWLFTKGAVERVISSCPTIQMGDEIVELTKDIEKDILSNMEALARLGLRVLAFASKPDIGVVDGHENLDRKLYEKDITFRGLIGLYDPPRPESGPSVKKFHEAGVSVHMLTGDHPETARAIALEVGILPTRMNEISADVAKTMVMAAHDFDKLSDDEIDKLPHLPLVVARCAPQTKVRMIEALHRRQRFVAMTGDGVNDSPSLKRADVGIAMGESGSDVAKEASDIILTDDNFASILNAVEEGRRMFDNIQKFVLHVLACNVAQACTLLIGLIFKDESGLSVFPLAPVEVMWIIMITSGLPDMALGFEVAAPDIMDRPPQNMKVGVFTWELMLDMLVYGLWTAALCLASFVLVMFGWGNGEFGNNCNNTYSPECDTVFRARATCFASLTWFALFLAWEMVNMRRSFFRMQPKSTKYFTQWFIDTWRNKLLFFAIVIGFVTIFPLIYIPVLNTSVFKHAPITWEWGIVFVCAVLFFMGVEAWKWAKRIYFRRVAHKQHGGIADLESRVFGHYYTIGGVELESSPTLGSRTITNEKDMREKGGNGYSSGGSR; the protein is encoded by the exons ATGGGAAAGAAAGAtcccgaggccgaggccatggccaaCCACGTCTCCGGCCAGGCCAACAAGCCCATCTCCCGTCCGGCCCACGCCTTGACTGTTGAGCAAGTCGTCCAGGAGCTCAGAGCCAACCCGGACGATGGCTTGACCCCCGAAGACGCAAAGGCTCGCCTTGACGAGTATGGTCGTAACGAATTCGGCGAAGAGGCGGGCGTCCAGCCCCTGAAGATCTTCATCGGACAAATCGCCAACGCCATGACCTTG GTTCTCATTTTGGCCATGGGCGCTTCTTTTGGCATTGGGTCTTGGATCGAAGGAGGTGTCGTGGCAGGTGTCATCCTGCTCAACATCACCGTCGGCTTCCACCAGGAATTCAAGGCCGCAAAGACCATGGACTCCCTTCGGTCTCTCAGCTCTCCCACCGCCCAGGCTGTTCGTGAGGGCCGAAACATCACCGTCCCGACTGTCGAGATCGTCCCCGGTGACATGGTCGAGCTCAAGACGGGTGACACCATCCCCGCCGACGTCcgcatcctcgaggccgtcaactTCGAGACGAACGAGGCTCTGCTGACGGGCGAGTCCCTTCCCATCCGCAAGGAGGCTGCTCTGACTTTCGATGACGAGACCGGACCTGGTGACCGTCTCAACGTTGCCTacagctcctcgaccgtcACCAAAGGCCGTGCTCGTGGTATCGTCTTTGCCACCGGAATGTACACCGAGATTGGacagatcgccgccgccctccggGGTAAGAACTCTCGCCGTCGCGACGTCAAGCGCAAGGAGGACGGCTCTGCCAGTTTCGGCCGTTACCTCCAGGCGTGGACTCTGACCCTGTCTGATGCCGTCGGACGCTTCCTCGGAGTGAATGTTGGAACACCTCTCCAAAGGAAGCTGTCCAAGCTTGCGATCCTCCTCTTTGGTATTGCCGTCATCTGCGCCATCATCGTTCTGGGCGCCAACAACTTCAACACGGTCCAGGAAGTAATCATCTACGCTGTCGCCACCGGTCTGTCCATGATCCCCGCCTCTTTGGTCGTCGTCTTGACCATCACCATGGCCGCGGGTACCAAGCGTATGGTCCAGCGTCACGTCATTGTCCGCCAGCTGAAGAGCTTGGAAGCCCTTGGCGGTGTCACGA ACATTTGCTCCGACAAGACCGGTACCCTTACCCAGGGCAAGATGGTCGTCCGAAAGGCCTGGATTCCCGGAAAGGGAACCTTCTCCATCAGCAACACGAACGAGCCTTTCAACCCTACCGTCGGAGACCTAGGCCACAGCGTTGACCAGCCCAAGGACATTGACTTCCGCaccaaggagggcgacggcgagccctTCTCcaacaccgacgccgaggaccgcGTCAAGTCGAGCACCGTCCTCACCGACTACTTCAACGTCGCTTCGCTTGCCAACCTGGCCAACGTCCACGAGACTGACGGCGAGTGGCACGCGCGCGGCGACCCTACCGAGATTGCCATCCAGGTCTTTGCGTCCCGCTTCAACTGGAACCGTCTCCGCCTCGCGGGAGAGGGCAACCGCTGGAAGCAGATTGCCGAGTTCCCCTTCGACTCCGACGTCAAGAAGATGTCGGTCATCTTCGAGGACaccgagaccaaggccgagggagggggcAACAAGACGTGGCTCTTCACCAAGGGTGCCGTCGAGCGCGTCATCTCATCCTGCCCCACGATCCAGATGGGCGACGAGATTGTCGAGCTCACCAAGGACATCGAGAAGGACATCCTGTCCAACATGGAGgctctcgcccgtctcgggcTCCGTGTCCTGGCCTTCGCCAGCAAGCCTGATATTGGTGTCGTCGACGGTCACGAGAACCTGGACCGCAAGCTGTACGAGAAGGATATCACTTTCCGCGGTCTGATCGGCCTCTACGACCCCCCGCGCCCCGAGTCGGGGCCGTCGGTCAAGAAGTTCCATGAGGCCGGTGTCAGCGTGCACATGCTTACTGGTGACCACCCGGAGACGGCGCGGGCTATCgctctcgaggtcggcatccTGCCCACGCGCATGAACGAGATCTCGGCCGACGTCGCAAAGACTATGGTCATGGCCGCCCACGACTTCGACAAGCTCTCGGACGACGAAATCGACAAGCTCCCCCACctgcccctcgtcgtcgctcgcTGTGCTCCCCAGACAAAGGTGCGCATGATCGAGGCCTTGCACAGACGCCAGCGCTTCGTGGCCATGACGGGCGATGGTGTCAACGACTCTCCCAGTTTGAAGCGCGCCGATGTCGGTATCGCCATGGGAGAGAGCGGCTccgacgtcgccaaggaggcctcGGACATTATTCTCACCGACGATAACTTTGCTTCGatcctcaacgccgtcgaggaaggcCGCCGCATGTTTGACAACATCCAAAAGTTCGTCCTGCACGTCTTGGCCTGCAACGTCGCCCAGGCCTGCACTCTCCTCATCGGTCTGATCTTCAAGGACGAAAGCGGTCTCTCCGTGTTCCCCCTGGCGCCCGTTGAAGTCATGTGGATCATCATGATCACGTCTGGTCTCCCCGACATGGCTCTTGGTTTCGAAGTCGCCGCCCCGGATATCATGGACCGACCCCCTCAGAAC ATGAAGGTTGGTGTCTTCACCTGGGAGCTGATGCTCGATATGCTGGTGTACGGTCTCTGGACAGCCGCCCTCTGCCTGGCCTCATTTGTCCTCGTCATGTTCGGCTGGGGCAACGGCGAGTTTGGAAACAACTGCAACAACACGTACTCTCCCGAGTGTGACACGGTCTTCCGCGCGCGTGCTACGTGCTTTGCCAGTCTGACCTGgttcgccctcttcctcgcctggGAGATGGTCAACATGCGCCGGTCCTTCTTCCGCATGCAGCCCAAGAGCACCAAGTACTTCACGCAGTGGTTCATCGACACGTGGCGCAACAagcttctcttcttcgccatcgtcatcggcttCGTCACCATCTTCCCGCTTATCTACATCCCCGTGCTCAACACATCAGTGTTCAAGCATGCGCCCATTACGTGGGAGTGGGGTATTGTCTTCGTCTGCGCGGTGCTCTTCTTCATGGGTGTCGAGGCCTGGAAGTGGGCCAAGCGCATCTACTTCCGCCGCGTCGCGCACAAGCAGCATggcggcatcgccgacctcgagagcCGCGTGTTTGGCCACTACTACACcattggcggcgtcgagctcgagtcGTCTCCCACGCTCGGCAGCCGGACCATCACGAACGAGAAGGACATGcgcgagaagggcggcaaCGGATACTCCAGCGGGGGTAGCCGGTAA
- a CDS encoding Putative gamma-glutamyl cyclotransferase, protein AIG2, with protein MLLLLLFLLHHRKSLGDRLRGYQQSNATWIIRQHRQPSRLPRPPLPSFASSRQCERESPYLAKLASAPDDWHSRLVDPPKPYTYEPIHYFFYGTLTQPGLLKRILDLEQEPELRPGKVIGYSLSSWGQYKALVDGRPGEEVFGHGFLVDSAEQEFKLARYETSAYELAPCMIFFADGKSPEQAQAKTFMYAGDSEALKDGRFDASLWELQMGMRLPPRWRRQHGEEESS; from the exons atgcttctccttcttcttttccttctaCACCACCGCAAAAGTCTAGGGGACCGGCTACGTGGTTATCAGCAGAGT AACGCGACATGGATAATCCGTCAGCATCGCCAGCCAAGCCGCCTACCCCGGCCCCCGCTCCCTTCCTTTGCGTCTTCTCGCCAATGTGAGAGGGAATCGCCATACCTCGCGAAGCTCGCCTCTGCGCCAGACGACTGGCACTCTCGACTCGTCGATCCGCCAAAGCCGTACACCTATGAGCCGATACACTATTTCTTCTACGGCACCCTCACCCAGCCCGGCCTGCTCAAGCGgatcctcgacctcgagcaaGAACCCGAGCTCCGCCCCGGCAAGGTGATCGGGTACAGCCTCTCCTCCTGGGGCCAGTACaaggccctcgtcgacggcaggCCTGGCGAGGAGGTATTCGGGCACGGGTTTCTTGTCGATTCTGCCGAGCAGGAGTTCAAGCTGGCCCGCTACGAAACGAGCGCGTACGAGCTGGCGCCGTGCAtgatcttcttcgccgacggcaagagCCCCGAGCAGGCCCAGGCCAAGACCTTCATGTACGCCGGCGATTCCGAGGCGTTGAAAGACGGGAGATTCGATGCTTCTTTGTGGGAGCTGCAGATGGGCATGCGCTTGCCTCCGCGGTGGCGCCGCCAGCatggggaggaagagagctCCTAA